GACGAGAAGGCCATCAGCCGCAGCTGGGCAGCGTTATTCAGCTAAGACCCCTGTGCGGGAAGGAGCCGAAGAAATCATGACCACCCTTAATCCGATTAAAATATTGCCGCTGCTCTTTTCCGCCGCTTTTCTGCTGACAGCGGGCAGCCTGTGGCTGCCTGGACATCTGAGCCTGCTGGACAACGGCTATGTCGACACGTTCAAAACTGCATTCCTCGGCATTCTGCTGGAGGCCTTGCCGTTTGTCCTGCTGGGCGCGCTGCTCTCCTCCCTGCTCCGCGTCTTCGTGCCAGACGAGCTGATCTCACGCTGGATTCCGCGCCGCGCGGTTCCGGCTATTCTCTTCGGCTGCCTGCTCGGAATCCTCTTTCCCGTCTGTGAATGCGGGATGATTCCGCTGGTCCGCCGCCTCATGCATAAGGGGATGCCGCTCTATGTTGCCATCGTCTTCATTCTGTCCGGCCCGATCCTCAATCCGGTCGTCTACGGAGCCACCCTGACGGCCTTCCGCTCCCATCCGGAGCTGGCCTACACCCGGATGGGACTGGCTTTTGCCGTAGCGGCATGTATTGGCCTGATCATCTACGGGACTGTCCGCAGATCGCCGCTGCGCCTGTCCATCCGCCGGGAGGGAAGCGAAGAGCAGCACGGCACACTACGCGGAGGCCGGGCAGCGGCAGTCCTGGTGCATACGTCGGATGAATTCTTTGAGATGGGCAAATTCCTGATCATCGGCTGTCTGCTGACTGCGGGCATCCAGACCTTCATGAATCAGAGCAGCCTGTCCGCCATTGGAGACCGTCCGCTCGGCTCCTACGTGTTCATGATGGGACTAGCCTTCGCACTCTCGCTCTGCTCCACCTCCGACGCCTTCGTTGCTTCCACGTTCCTGCATACCTTCCCGGCAGGAGCCCTGCTCGCCTTCGTGGTGCTGGGACCGATGCTCGATTTCAAGAACGCGCTGATGCTGCTCTCGCTGTTCAAGACCCGATTCGCCCTGTACCTGTTCTTCCTCATTGCCGCGGCCGTATTCACCGGCTCCGTACTCGCTTCCTTCTGGCTGTAGCTTCCGTGAAATCCCGAATAACTGGAGGAGGATCTGCATGAATAGCTCCGCAAGCATCCGGTTTCATTACGTACTTAGGGCGGTTATTCTGCTCGCCTTCGCCCTCTATATCGGACATCTGGTCCAGCAGGACGCCCTCCATTATTATGTTGCGCCCAAGCTGGCCCGCTGGATCAGATTGTGCCCGGTTCCGCTCTCCCTGATGGCGCTCAGTCTCGGGCTCCAAGCTGTGCTGGGCCGAAGCTCCGCCCTCTGCGACTGCGAGCACCGCCTGCCCCGTTCATTCATAGGCAGCTCCGCACTGTACAGCCTGTTCCTGCTCCCGCTGCTGCTCGGCTTCCTGCTGCCCGACCGGGCACTTGGCAGTGCCGCAGCGGCCAAGAAGGGCCTTGCCCTGTCCTACACTGCCGTAGAGTCCGGCACCGGGGCGAGGTTCACTCCGGCCAACCCCTATGAGGCCGAATTCGCAGAGCTGGCCGGCCAGCTCTACAGGCAGCCCGTGATCCCTGTGTTCCCTGAGATTTTCTCGGAAACGCTGGGCGCTCTCAACCTGTACAAATCACAGTTCGAGGGCAAGGAGATCGCCGTATCCGGCTTCCTGTACCGTGAGCCGCAGGGGTCCGGCCAATCCGGCTATGCCGTCAGCCGCTTCCTGGTTCAGTGTTGTACGGCAGATGCCACTCCTTTCGGCATTCTTCTTGCGCCAGGTACACAAATAAGCCTGCCCGCCGATACCTGGATTGAGGTTCGGGGCAAGCTTCATGTGACTCTTCATGAGGGAGTTGAAACTCTGCAGATTGCTCCGCAGAGCATAACCGCAACGGCAGCACCGTCCACACCTTATGTGTACACGAATGCCGATGCCGCAGCGGCATGGAAAGAGCTGCAGCCTTGATTAGATGACCGCGTCCAGCGCATCGTCATCCTCCAGCGAAGATTCCGGATTGGTGATCTCCACCAGGAGACGGGCCGGAATGCAAATAATCTGCTGCTTCGGCCGGGAGATGAATCCCATATCCAGCGCAATGGTCAGCGGAGCATCGGAATAGGTCATTTGAATACCATAGTCGTATACCTTCAGCGTGTTATGACCATACCTGGTGCGGATATCAATAATCTGCTCTTCTTTGGTTAGCTGCACAGTCTTGTAGGCTTTGCCATTCACTGTGATTACTGCCTCCAACTCCCCTTGCTTATACGGATGACTGTGGTTAGAGAACCACTTGAAGCCGTAGATGGAACCGGCGGCCAGCAACACAATAAGAATCAGCAGGAAATCTCCGCGCTTCATGATTTTCACTCGGTTGACCCTTTCGATTACCATTATATATTCGTAATAATTACGATTTATATAATAGTAAAGCAGACAAAGGATAGCTGTCAATATGAATAGCGCTTCCCTGGTCCGGCAGTCCTCCAGCCTAATCCATGACAAGATTATCTGCGGATGCTGCCCGACCATTCCCTCAGGACTCTGTCGAGCTCTTCTCCACGGATCGGCTTGGGAATAAAGTCCTGCATTCCTGCCCGGAGGCACATCTCTTCATCTTCCTTACGGGCAAAGGCCGTGGCGGCAATAATCACCGGGGACAGCCCCATCGCTTCGCGGATCTGCCGGGTCGCCTCAATTCCGTCCATGCCCGGCATCTGAATATCCATGAACACCAGATCATAATGCCGGGAACGTACAGCTTCTACCGCCTGCTCCCCGTTCACTGCCAGGTCTGAGGAGTAGCCGCGCTTTTTGAGAAAAGTCTGCAGGATCTGCTGATTCACCTGATGATCCTCTGCGACAAGGATTGACAACGGGCCGTATTGACCCTCGGGATGATCCAGATTGAAGATCCCGCCCTTATACTCCTGAGTGGCAGCAACTCCTGCCAATGGCGCCTCGCCCGGCTCCTCCACCGAATACATCACGCCGATGGTGAAGTAGAACTCCGAGCCTTCCCCTTCGACGCTGTTCACACCGATAGCTCCATCCAGCAGCTCGACCAGCTTCTTGCTGATCGCCAGCCCCAGTCCCGTCCCGCCGTACTTACGGTTGATCGAAGGGTCGAGCTGGGAAAAGGACTGGAATAACAGGTTCTGGCTGCCCTGCGGAATGCCAATACCGGTATCGGTTACCGAGAACCTCAGAATCAGCGAGCCCGGCTCCCCGGCAGCCTCCAGCTTCACTGAGACGCCGACCTCGCCTTCTTCCGTGAACTTGACCGCATTGCCGACGAGGTTCACCAGCACCTGCCTCAGCCTGGTTTCGTCGGTGATGACAACTGCCGGGATATCAGGATCAATATGGCTGCGCAGAATCAGCCCTTTCTCCTGGATACGGGGATAGAATAGCTCACAGACGTTCTGAACAACCTGCCGGATATCGACCGGCTGGAGATCCAGCGTCATCATGCCGGATTCAATTTTACTGAAATCCAGCACCTCGTTAAGAATATGCACGAGCGCAGCGCCGCTTTTATTGATAATCTGGGTGTAATACTGCTGTTCCTCCGTAAGCTCTGTTCCCGACAGGAGATCGGCCATCCCGATAATTCCATTCATCGGCGTACGCAGCTCGTGGCTCATAATCGCCAGGAACTCCGACTTGGCCCGGTCAGCCTTCTCCGCAGATTCCTTGGCACGCTCCACAGCCTTCTCCTCGGTGATATCCCTGAAGACCACCACCGCCCCCTTATGCTCACCGTTATCATATAATGCCGTCATCCGGTATTTGACCAGGAAGCTGGAGCCGTCCTGACGCCAGAAAATCCCTTCCTGCTCCTGCTCATAAGAGAGCCTCGTCTTGAGCAACTCCGCCAGCGTCCGGTGTCCCCCGGGATACAGCTCACCGTCCATCCAGGTCTGCGCGATCGTATGCAGCTTGATATTGCCGGCCAGCTCCCCCGGATTATACCCGAGCATGACAGAGGCAGCGGGATTGATAAATACGGTCTCCCCCTCCAGATTCATGCCAAAAATCCCCTCAGACACAGAGTTCAGGATCAGCGCATGCTCATAGCTAAGCTTCTCAATCTGCTCCAAATACCGCTTAGGCTCTGTAATATCACTGGTAATGGCAAATACGCCGACCACCTCATGATCAATCAGCATAGGGACATAAATCATC
The window above is part of the Paenibacillus sp. FSL H8-0048 genome. Proteins encoded here:
- a CDS encoding NusG domain II-containing protein — its product is MKRGDFLLILIVLLAAGSIYGFKWFSNHSHPYKQGELEAVITVNGKAYKTVQLTKEEQIIDIRTRYGHNTLKVYDYGIQMTYSDAPLTIALDMGFISRPKQQIICIPARLLVEITNPESSLEDDDALDAVI
- a CDS encoding PAS domain S-box protein, yielding MSDTLFKHLYMRSSIGYAAVSITDGTMLMANPALCGMFGYTETELKELRYQDIVYPGEGDTLDHGQIMNDLISRPDMAVDTEKRFVHKNGEMLWVALHLFLIIDEQSGSPSHLVAEMTDITARKLAEKKIEEDHQLYELVTEHTPDMISFAGPDGTLRYVSPSVEALLGYPPSDMIGRNKTDFYHEADALEMAGPGKLYSDNDTFTRRVRHKDGHYLWTQSSFQVVRNREGEVRQILTIARDITERKKVEDMLAAAQELGQMGSWEWNSVYEQLIVSGQLMAIFELGGNCGNHTVVHYTQLLDCVVPEDLDRLREELHYTLKSGAKGEAIFRVKGSEDRKSLYAHWEVILDASGKVQQIRGMVQDVTERERMEEQLRESENRYKSLFEYNPSAISAMDLQGYIQSMNASLEQLTGYSRETLMHSSYSEIIEEDELEHVNMRFLAAAGGRAQTFDTRVIRHDGERVEVGMIYVPMLIDHEVVGVFAITSDITEPKRYLEQIEKLSYEHALILNSVSEGIFGMNLEGETVFINPAASVMLGYNPGELAGNIKLHTIAQTWMDGELYPGGHRTLAELLKTRLSYEQEQEGIFWRQDGSSFLVKYRMTALYDNGEHKGAVVVFRDITEEKAVERAKESAEKADRAKSEFLAIMSHELRTPMNGIIGMADLLSGTELTEEQQYYTQIINKSGAALVHILNEVLDFSKIESGMMTLDLQPVDIRQVVQNVCELFYPRIQEKGLILRSHIDPDIPAVVITDETRLRQVLVNLVGNAVKFTEEGEVGVSVKLEAAGEPGSLILRFSVTDTGIGIPQGSQNLLFQSFSQLDPSINRKYGGTGLGLAISKKLVELLDGAIGVNSVEGEGSEFYFTIGVMYSVEEPGEAPLAGVAATQEYKGGIFNLDHPEGQYGPLSILVAEDHQVNQQILQTFLKKRGYSSDLAVNGEQAVEAVRSRHYDLVFMDIQMPGMDGIEATRQIREAMGLSPVIIAATAFARKEDEEMCLRAGMQDFIPKPIRGEELDRVLREWSGSIRR
- a CDS encoding permease; translated protein: MTTLNPIKILPLLFSAAFLLTAGSLWLPGHLSLLDNGYVDTFKTAFLGILLEALPFVLLGALLSSLLRVFVPDELISRWIPRRAVPAILFGCLLGILFPVCECGMIPLVRRLMHKGMPLYVAIVFILSGPILNPVVYGATLTAFRSHPELAYTRMGLAFAVAACIGLIIYGTVRRSPLRLSIRREGSEEQHGTLRGGRAAAVLVHTSDEFFEMGKFLIIGCLLTAGIQTFMNQSSLSAIGDRPLGSYVFMMGLAFALSLCSTSDAFVASTFLHTFPAGALLAFVVLGPMLDFKNALMLLSLFKTRFALYLFFLIAAAVFTGSVLASFWL
- a CDS encoding TIGR03943 family putative permease subunit, whose translation is MNSSASIRFHYVLRAVILLAFALYIGHLVQQDALHYYVAPKLARWIRLCPVPLSLMALSLGLQAVLGRSSALCDCEHRLPRSFIGSSALYSLFLLPLLLGFLLPDRALGSAAAAKKGLALSYTAVESGTGARFTPANPYEAEFAELAGQLYRQPVIPVFPEIFSETLGALNLYKSQFEGKEIAVSGFLYREPQGSGQSGYAVSRFLVQCCTADATPFGILLAPGTQISLPADTWIEVRGKLHVTLHEGVETLQIAPQSITATAAPSTPYVYTNADAAAAWKELQP